The DNA window TGAGTTGTTTCTCAAAGAGCCTCAATCGCCTTCATCGCTGGAACAAATTGATCGCTGTCTTGATTGAAGTCTGTGCATTCTTTGTTCATGGCTTCACTCACCAGCTGGATGGTTTGAGCGGCTTGGGAAGATTTTAGCCAGTCCTTTTGCGACTCCCAGTTATTATTTTTAATCGCTGCTTCCACGATGAGATCAGCACGCTCTTGGCTGTAGTCAGCGTGGATCACTTTGCAGGCTGCGTAAGCCGATTGCCCCACGAGTCCTCGGCGCATGTCTTGCACAGACGTTTGGGCCGTCTGGGCGTGTGCCCCACTCCAAAGAATCGATTGACTCAGCATCCAACCAAGGCTGATCCAGAGCAAATGTCTGCGGGGCATCATCGGCTTACGCGTAGTTCGAGTTGAAAGTCTCGCCTGTGGCCATCGGGATGGCGAGGTCCTCCCTCCATTCGCTCAATGGTTTCTCCCAGCCTTCCTCCCAACGCTGCAACACGAGGGGCTTGGCCTGTAGGCCGACGCGCTGTCCGTGTGCAATGGCTCGACTAATCGCTTCGTGTTCTGCTGGTTGAAACCGGAAGGCCTTAAAACTGGCCAAAAGATTGAGAAGCACGTAGGCGGGGAAGCCAATTTGAGTGGCGGTGATCGCTAACACGGCTGATTCCCCCTGCGCTTGGGTGTTGAGCCCGGCGATCACGTGATGAATGTCATGGGTGGTGGCGATGCGTTGGGTGAGCCAGAGCGCTTCTGTGCTGGTGTCTCGGGGTCGGAAAAAGTCGGCGTCGTAATTCAAGCGGCGAATCATTCCCGCATAGGCCCGCCCCAGTGTTCCTTCCGGAAGCAACTCCAGCGTCTCAATGTTTGGTTGAAAGGCTGGGAAGCGTTGCTCCATCATCTCGGCACCGCCCGGCAACGCCTTAAAACGTGCGATGGAAACCTGCATCGCTTCACTGTCGAGGAAGTTGTCGATGAGGTCTCCCACTCCATGGAGCCCTCCCTCGGTGGATGCAATCTCGCGCAGGATGCGCAAATTTTTAATGGAGCGCAGCAGTTCTCTGGTTCGTGGCATCTAGTGCTTCTTCGATGGGGCTTCCACTCAAATTTGGCTTGTAGCGGGGGCGGACCGCCTTCAATAGTGGGACCACTAACAAACAGGTGCCAGCCATCAACAACCAAAGCACCAAACCATGACCCTGTTGGTCTAGAAGGGCACCCGCGAGGAGAGGCGCTGCGATGGCACTGATTGCAAAGCATTGAGAGAACAGGGCCATGGCTAAACCGCGATGTTGCAGGGGTGTCTCTTCCACCATGGCTTCTGCTGCCGTTGGTAAAAAAGCAGCCTCACCAAAGGCGATCGGAACCATCGCAAGCGCAATCAGGCTGCTGCCTCCGGCCCAAAGCGCTGATCCAGCCAGTAAAAGGCAGCCTGTGATGAAGCCAAGCAAGCCCATTCCTAAGCCAAAACGCAGACTGCGCTTTGCCACCCAGTTGCCGATGGGCCACTGAAGCACCATCAACAGAAGAAGCTGCCAAGCGATAAAGCCGCCGCTGGAGGCTTCGCTGAGTGGAGCGCGGGCAAGCCCCCCTCGAACCATGTCGAGGGGAAGGGCGCTCTGCATCAATGAAACGATTCCAGTGGCGATCACGCTCACAATCAGCACTGGAATCAGGGGCAGAAGCCAACGCCAATCAGCTTCTGGGGCCGATTTGGCTTCCGCTTCAGGATTCAATTCATGGTTGTTGCTTGCTGCGGTGCTGGGATGCAGCAGCGCCGCCCGTCCGTCCGGCAGGGGCGTGAGCAACAACACCACCAGCATGCTCAGCACGGCCGCAGCTTCCACCGCGTAAACCATCCGGATCATGTCCATGGCGGTCAACACCGCAC is part of the Synechococcus sp. WH 8016 genome and encodes:
- a CDS encoding Coq4 family protein → MPRTRELLRSIKNLRILREIASTEGGLHGVGDLIDNFLDSEAMQVSIARFKALPGGAEMMEQRFPAFQPNIETLELLPEGTLGRAYAGMIRRLNYDADFFRPRDTSTEALWLTQRIATTHDIHHVIAGLNTQAQGESAVLAITATQIGFPAYVLLNLLASFKAFRFQPAEHEAISRAIAHGQRVGLQAKPLVLQRWEEGWEKPLSEWREDLAIPMATGETFNSNYA
- a CDS encoding MFS transporter — encoded protein: MAFIRLLASFGAGGVIYLTPIVFHQASFTAVQVSQGLAASALIGTVARLLSGVLLDRGLTCSWPVRAAALLALMADLVLFQATGFNGYLVGQLLIGVAAGLYFPAIELAVPLSCSGFNSSRGYALARSADALGVAAGALLGAVLTAMDMIRMVYAVEAAAVLSMLVVLLLTPLPDGRAALLHPSTAASNNHELNPEAEAKSAPEADWRWLLPLIPVLIVSVIATGIVSLMQSALPLDMVRGGLARAPLSEASSGGFIAWQLLLLMVLQWPIGNWVAKRSLRFGLGMGLLGFITGCLLLAGSALWAGGSSLIALAMVPIAFGEAAFLPTAAEAMVEETPLQHRGLAMALFSQCFAISAIAAPLLAGALLDQQGHGLVLWLLMAGTCLLVVPLLKAVRPRYKPNLSGSPIEEALDATNQRTAALH